CCGTTCCGTACGGCGAACGCCGCTATTGCGGCATAGAGGCAGGTAACGATCAGCGCCGACGCCCAGAGCGGAAGAACCAGGCCCAGCGCAATGATGAGCAGAGCGGTTAGCGCTCCGAAGGCGCCGAGCGCAAAAATTGCGGCAACGCCGAACGCGGCCCCCGGGGCGGCGGCCTTCTTGAGGGTTGCGAGAATCTCGGCGCGAGCGAGCTCGACTTCTTGGCGAACGAGCAGTGACGTTTCGGCCGCAAGCTTTTGTAAAAGCTCGGGAATCGACCGATCTG
This Candidatus Eremiobacterota bacterium DNA region includes the following protein-coding sequences:
- a CDS encoding phage holin family protein yields the protein MRSDAPAEADRSIPELLQKLAAETSLLVRQEVELARAEILATLKKAAAPGAAFGVAAIFALGAFGALTALLIIALGLVLPLWASALIVTCLYAAIAAFAVRNGRAELKKIGTPVPQQTMKTIKEDIATVQSSIRRGR